In the Telopea speciosissima isolate NSW1024214 ecotype Mountain lineage chromosome 2, Tspe_v1, whole genome shotgun sequence genome, one interval contains:
- the LOC122652702 gene encoding putative pentatricopeptide repeat-containing protein At3g15200, which yields MYRRLQLLSAVSRRAIPCTHCTEDFVANNINQIVTAYSYHHPIVPSLNFSSRSDQSVVDGTVSFHPISADSDDSVLSVPDHDLSAAAKDAATIQKLLKLHTLSSVEELERSLDGCGLSMTEDLVLQVLRRHRSEWKPALLFFNWVSRGEPRVGRCMPGTGAYNGMLDILGRMKRFEQLQQVLDEMSKRDGLINERTYAILVHRYAGAHKVQEAIDILYRRKEFGLGFDLIAFQTLLMSLCRYKHVEAAEFLFHSKRKDFPLDIKTLNIILNGWCVLGRLREAKRFWNDIISSRCKPDKFTYGIFINSLTKAGKISTAVKLFHSMWEKGCSPDVAICNCIIDGLCFKKRIPEALEIFGEMNEKGCLRDVVTYNTLIKHLCKIRRMEKVYELLDEMEQEKGNCIPNARTFNYLLNSLKEPKEIPCLLERMERNGCKITGDTHNLILRLYVGWNQQEATKNTWLEMERDGVGPDQRSYTIMIHGLHSQGRMKEALHYFTEMTSKSMIPEPRTKLLVKAINIKLQEQESGQRVGMINDDNSLSHPVKSNKKRTK from the coding sequence ATGTATCGCAGATTGCAACTGCTGAGTGCTGTCTCCCGCCGGGCAATACCATGTACACACTGCACAGAAGATTTTGTAGCTAATAACATAAACCAAATCGTGACGGCTTACTCCTACCATCACCCCATCGTCCCCTCTCTGAATTTTTCCTCCCGCTCCGACCAATCTGTAGTTGACGGCACCGTGTCGTTTCATCCCATTTCTGCCGACTCTGATGACTCTGTTCTGTCTGTGCCCGATCATGACTTGTCTGCCGCAGCCAAGGATGCTGCCACAATCCAAAAGCTACTGAAGCTTCACACACTTAGCTCCGTTGAGGAGCTTGAACGAAGCCTCGACGGATGTGGCTTATCGATGACCGAGGATTTAGTTCTTCAGGTGCTCCGACGACATCGCTCTGAATGGAAACCTGCTTTGCTCTTCTTCAATTGGGTTTCTAGGGGAGAACCCAGAGTTGGTCGTTGTATGCCTGGAACAGGTGCTTACAATGGTATGCTCGACATTCTCGGGAGGATGAAGCGTTTTGAACAATTGCAGCAAGTGCTCGATGAAATGTCTAAGAGAGACGGTTTAATCAACGAGAGAACGTATGCCATTCTGGTGCACAGATATGCAGGGGCTCACAAAGTGCAAGAAGCAATCGACATTTTGTACAGGAGGAAggagtttgggcttggatttgatttgattgCATTCCAGACCCTTCTGATGTCGCTCTGTAGGTACAAACATGTTGAAGCTGCAGAGTTCCTCTTTCACTCTAAGCGGAAAGACTTCCCTCTCGATATAAAAACCCTCAACATAATTCTGAATGGGTGGTGCGTTTTGGGGAGGTTACGTGAAGCCAAGAGGTTCTGGAATGATATCATCTCTTCTAGGTGCAAGCCCGATAAGTTCACGTATGGGATTTTTATAAATTCCTTGACCAAGGCAGGGAAGATCTCCACGGCAGTCAAGTTGTTTCACTCCATGTGGGAGAAGGGTTGTTCTCCTGATGTGGCCATCTGCAATTGCATCATAGATGGTCTGTGCTTCAAGAAGAGGATCCCGGAAGCTCTTGAAATCTTTGGGGAGATGAATGAGAAGGGTTGCCTTCGAGATGTTGTCACGTACAATACACTCATTAAGCACCTCTGCAAGATTAGGAGGATGGAAAAGGTTTACGAGCTACTGGATGAAATGGAACAGGAGAAAGGAAACTGCATTCCAAATGCTAGGACTTTCAATTACTTGCTCAATTCCTTGAAGGAACCAAAGGAAATTCCTTGCCTTTTGGAAAGGATGGAGAGAAACGGTTGCAAGATCACAGGGGATACCCACAATTTGATCTTGAGATTGTATGTGGGTTGGAATCAACAGGAGGCAACAAAAAATACTTGGCTTGAGATGGAGAGAGATGGAGTTGGACCGGATCAGCGATCTTACACCATTATGATTCATGGACTCCACAGCCAGGGAAGGATGAAAGAGGCTTTGCACTACTTCACCGAGATGACGTCCAAAAGTATGATACCAGAGCCAAGGACCAAGCTATTGGTGAAGGCCATTAACATCAAGCTGCAAGAACAAGAGAGTGGACAGAGGGTGGGAATGATAAACGACGACAATTCATTAAGTCATCCAGTTAAGAGCAATAAGAAGAGAACAAAATGA